The DNA sequence ATCGATACCTTGAATACCCATGACTCAACGCTCCTTTTTCAGTGGATCCGGGTCGCGGATTCGAGGTTGTCGGTGACCGCCGAAAGTGGCCGGCGCGGGGTCTGCACCTGGGTGCCTTCGGGCGGGTGTTCGTGGTGCGGCTGCGGGCCCTTGCTCACCAGTTTCATCATGTAGCCGATGCCCACAGTGAACACTGAGCAGTAGATGACGACGAACAGCGCCAAAGAGGTGCTCATCTGCGCCACCGAGTGATGGGACGCCGCGTCATGGGTGCGCATCAGGCCGTACACCACCCACGGCTGGCGCCCGACTTCGGTGGTGATCCAACCCGCCAGCAGCGCGATCAGACCGCTCGGCCCCATCAACAGCACCAGGCGCTGGAAGCCGCGATGACGGTAGACCTTGCCGTTGCGCCGCAGCACCAGGCCCAGCACACCGACCAGGATCATCAACATGCCCAGCCCGGCCATGACGCGGAAGCTCCAGAAAATCACGGTCGAGTTCGGCCGGTCTTCTTTCGGGAAGCTCTTGAGCGCCGGAATCTGTTTGTCGAGGCTGTGGGTGAGGATCAGGCTGCCGAGGTATGGGATTTCGATCGCGTATTTGGTCTTCTCCGCCTGCATGTCCGGGATGCCGAACAGCACCAGCGGGGTCGGCCCGTTGTCGGGGTTTTCCCAGTGACCTTCGATGGCGGCGATCTTCGCCGGTTGGTGTTCCAGGGTGTTCAAGCCATGGGCGTCACCGACCACCGCTTGGATCGGCGCGACGATCAGCGCCATCCACAGCGCCATGGAAAACATCTTGCGCACCGGTTTGCTGTCATTGCCGCGCAGTAAATGCCAGGCTGCCGAAGCGCCGACAAAGAACGCCGTGGCAACAAACGCGGCAATCGCCATGTGCGCCAGGCGGAACGGGAACGACGGGTTGAACACGATCGCCAGCCAGTCGATCGGCATCACCCGGCCGTCAACGATTTCGAAACCTTGTGGGGTCTGCATCCAGCTGTTGGACGCGAGAATCCAGAAGGTCGAGATCAGCGTGCCGATGGCAACCATCACTGTGGCAAAGTAGTGCAAGCCACGGCCCACGCGGTTCCAGCCGAACAGCATGACGCCAAGGAACCCGGCCTCGAGGAAGAACGCGGTCAGCACTTCATAGGTCAGCAACGGCCCGGTGACGCTGCCGGCGAAGTCGGAAAACCCGCTCCAGTTGGTGCCGAACTGGTACGCCATGACCAGCCCCGACACCACGCCCATGCCGAAGTTGACGGCGAAGATCTTCGACCAGAAGTGGTAGAGATCGCGGTAAGTGTCGTTACGGGTTTTCAGCCACAGGCCTTCGAGCACCGCGAGGAAACTCGCGAGGCCAATGGTGATCGCCGGGAAGATGATGTGGAACGAAACCGTGAACGCGAATTGAATTCGCGCCAGGTCCAGTGCCTCCAGGTTGAACATGATGATGTCCTCATCAAGGCTGAAAAGCGGCAGCACACGGCCGGGCCACCGCCAGGCGTGAACGCCTGCAGCCAGTCAAAAATGCAAAAGGGTTGGATCGCGTGAGTCGGTTACGCCACCGACGACGGAATCAGGTTGCTCGCCTCGGCCGCTTCGAGGCGGATCGCCACGAATTTCGAGGTCGGCGTGTAGGTGCGATCACCGTAGCTTTCCAGCGGCACCAGCGGATTGGTTTCCGGGTAGTACGCGGCAGCCTGCCCAGCCGGAATGTCGTAGGCGATCAGGGTGAAACCGCTGACCCGACGCTCACG is a window from the Pseudomonas gozinkensis genome containing:
- a CDS encoding cytochrome ubiquinol oxidase subunit I → MFNLEALDLARIQFAFTVSFHIIFPAITIGLASFLAVLEGLWLKTRNDTYRDLYHFWSKIFAVNFGMGVVSGLVMAYQFGTNWSGFSDFAGSVTGPLLTYEVLTAFFLEAGFLGVMLFGWNRVGRGLHYFATVMVAIGTLISTFWILASNSWMQTPQGFEIVDGRVMPIDWLAIVFNPSFPFRLAHMAIAAFVATAFFVGASAAWHLLRGNDSKPVRKMFSMALWMALIVAPIQAVVGDAHGLNTLEHQPAKIAAIEGHWENPDNGPTPLVLFGIPDMQAEKTKYAIEIPYLGSLILTHSLDKQIPALKSFPKEDRPNSTVIFWSFRVMAGLGMLMILVGVLGLVLRRNGKVYRHRGFQRLVLLMGPSGLIALLAGWITTEVGRQPWVVYGLMRTHDAASHHSVAQMSTSLALFVVIYCSVFTVGIGYMMKLVSKGPQPHHEHPPEGTQVQTPRRPLSAVTDNLESATRIH